A window of Vibrio ishigakensis contains these coding sequences:
- the dinF gene encoding MATE family efflux transporter DinF: protein MKMFHRLTPVFSDWTLHQRILALAIPMVLSNITVPLLGLVDAAVVGHLEHSYYLGGVALGSTMISMIFWLFGFLRMSTTGLSAQAKGAEDSSKLAGVLIQGISMALFFALAFLILHRFIFDIAMSFSDASAQVKTYAQEYFFVRAWSAPAAMMNFVMLGWLLGNQDAKAPMWLVIVTNLVNIILDILFVVVLNYGVAGAAAASVIADYCGLLVGLFFCFKLWGRSVKLSLSSLKDKGLDLFLGMNRFLRLNRDIFLRSLCLQAVLAFMTFQGANFGDDIVAANAVLMSFVLIVSYAMDGFAFAIEAMVGKAIGAKNREQLSLSIAGTFVWGVVICLGFSAVFLILGDHVVALISDIDSVRTTASIYLLWLALMPMVALWSYLFDGIFIGATRGKDMRNTMFLSALSFFAVYALSSSLENHALWLAMLTFMGIRGLSLAVIFINSWKKGQFLQSAL from the coding sequence ATAAAAATGTTCCACCGACTCACGCCTGTATTTTCTGATTGGACGCTACACCAACGCATCCTCGCTTTAGCTATTCCTATGGTGTTGTCCAATATTACTGTGCCGCTATTGGGTCTGGTGGATGCAGCCGTAGTGGGGCACCTTGAACATTCTTATTATCTAGGTGGTGTGGCGCTCGGTAGCACTATGATCAGCATGATCTTCTGGCTATTTGGTTTCTTGCGTATGTCTACAACTGGCTTATCTGCGCAGGCTAAAGGTGCAGAAGATAGCTCTAAGCTTGCGGGCGTGCTTATCCAAGGCATCAGCATGGCATTATTCTTTGCCCTAGCGTTCCTGATTTTGCATCGTTTTATCTTCGATATCGCAATGAGCTTTAGTGATGCCAGCGCTCAGGTAAAGACCTACGCACAGGAGTATTTCTTTGTGCGCGCTTGGAGTGCGCCAGCGGCGATGATGAATTTCGTGATGCTAGGATGGCTTTTGGGAAATCAAGATGCCAAAGCTCCGATGTGGTTGGTGATAGTCACTAACTTAGTCAATATCATTCTCGATATCCTATTTGTGGTGGTGCTTAACTATGGCGTAGCAGGGGCTGCCGCTGCATCGGTCATCGCAGATTACTGTGGTCTGCTGGTGGGTTTGTTTTTCTGCTTTAAGCTGTGGGGGCGCTCAGTAAAGCTCTCACTTTCTAGCCTAAAAGATAAGGGTTTGGATTTATTCCTAGGGATGAATCGCTTTCTACGCCTAAATCGAGATATCTTCCTGCGCTCTTTGTGTCTACAAGCTGTATTGGCCTTTATGACCTTCCAAGGGGCTAACTTTGGTGATGACATAGTGGCAGCTAATGCGGTTCTGATGAGCTTTGTACTCATTGTTTCTTATGCGATGGACGGTTTTGCTTTCGCCATTGAGGCTATGGTAGGTAAAGCTATAGGGGCTAAGAATCGTGAGCAGCTTAGTTTATCTATTGCAGGTACCTTTGTATGGGGAGTGGTGATCTGCTTAGGCTTCAGTGCAGTGTTCTTAATATTAGGAGATCACGTAGTAGCTCTGATCAGTGATATAGACTCGGTGCGTACCACTGCTTCTATCTATCTACTATGGCTAGCGCTAATGCCTATGGTTGCGCTATGGAGTTATCTGTTTGATGGCATCTTTATCGGAGCTACCCGCGGCAAAGATATGCGTAATACCATGTTCTTGTCTGCATTAAGCTTCTTTGCTGTATATGCGCTCTCATCCAGTTTGGAAAACCACGCTCTATGGCTAGCTATGTTGACCTTTATGGGAATTCGCGGCCTGAGCCTCGCGGTTATCTTTATCAACTCATGGAAAAAAGGGCAGTTTTTACAATCTGCCCTCTAA
- the lexA gene encoding transcriptional repressor LexA, with protein sequence MRPLTPRQQQVFDLIKTKIEDTGMPPTRAEIARELGFRSANAAEEHLKALAKKQAIEIIPGASRGIRILLQDSANDDDGLPLIGNVAAGEPILAQEHIESHYQVDPQMFKPQADFLLRVHGESMKNIGIMDGDLLAVHKTQDVRDGQVVVARVDDDVTVKRLERKGSTVLLHPENEELSPIKVDLTQQHLAIEGIAVGIIRNSDWI encoded by the coding sequence ATGAGACCGCTTACGCCACGACAGCAACAGGTATTCGACCTGATCAAGACTAAGATCGAAGACACAGGTATGCCGCCAACACGAGCAGAGATTGCGCGTGAACTAGGCTTTCGTTCAGCCAATGCGGCCGAAGAGCACCTAAAAGCGCTCGCCAAGAAACAGGCGATCGAGATTATTCCGGGAGCGTCGCGGGGTATTCGTATCTTGTTGCAAGATAGTGCAAACGACGATGACGGCTTGCCGTTGATCGGTAATGTTGCAGCAGGTGAACCTATCCTAGCTCAAGAACATATCGAGTCTCACTATCAGGTTGATCCTCAAATGTTTAAGCCTCAAGCTGATTTCTTGCTTCGTGTTCACGGCGAGAGTATGAAGAATATCGGTATAATGGATGGCGACCTTCTTGCAGTGCATAAGACTCAAGATGTACGGGATGGCCAAGTAGTTGTTGCTCGTGTTGATGATGATGTAACGGTGAAGCGTCTGGAGAGAAAGGGATCAACTGTGCTTCTTCATCCAGAAAACGAAGAGCTATCGCCAATCAAGGTTGACCTTACTCAGCAACATCTCGCAATAGAGGGTATTGCGGTAGGCATTATTCGCAATAGTGATTGGATATAA
- the murI gene encoding glutamate racemase: MSKTTILMFDSGVGGLSVFQDIKAKMPNLSCTYIFDNQAYPYGELPQEELISRTCQYVSQFVESHNIDLVVIACNTASTVVLPKLRQLLSIPVVGVVPAIKPASQRANIGVGLIATPATITREYTHDLIKDFAADKDVKLLGSTTLVDMAEKKLRKSLVDLEQLAKVLEPLNGYIDVAVLGCTHFPLLKEEIQQVMGADVVLVDSGEAIARRVEFLLQDKIKADDQHPLYRVYCSAEIEYKEALQVSLTEMGFGSLKIQPLKGA, from the coding sequence ATGTCAAAAACAACCATCTTAATGTTTGACTCAGGCGTTGGCGGTCTTTCTGTATTTCAGGATATCAAAGCCAAGATGCCTAACCTTAGCTGTACCTATATCTTCGATAACCAAGCCTACCCTTATGGTGAGCTCCCGCAAGAAGAGCTTATCTCGCGCACCTGCCAATACGTTTCTCAATTTGTCGAATCTCACAACATAGACCTAGTGGTAATAGCCTGTAATACCGCAAGTACGGTCGTCTTACCTAAGTTACGACAACTGCTCTCTATCCCTGTAGTAGGTGTGGTGCCTGCTATAAAGCCAGCTTCTCAGAGGGCGAACATTGGAGTGGGGCTGATTGCAACCCCTGCAACCATTACTCGAGAGTACACCCACGACCTAATTAAGGACTTTGCTGCTGATAAAGATGTAAAGCTACTAGGCAGTACAACGCTGGTGGATATGGCGGAGAAAAAGCTGAGAAAGTCACTTGTGGATCTAGAGCAACTTGCCAAGGTACTTGAACCCTTGAATGGTTATATCGATGTAGCTGTTCTAGGTTGTACTCATTTCCCTTTATTGAAAGAAGAAATCCAACAGGTGATGGGGGCGGATGTTGTGTTAGTCGATTCAGGGGAAGCAATTGCACGTAGAGTAGAGTTCCTTCTACAAGACAAAATTAAAGCGGATGATCAACATCCGCTTTATCGGGTCTACTGCAGTGCTGAGATCGAATATAAAGAGGCCTTGCAAGTCTCGCTAACTGAAATGGGTTTCGGTTCCCTTAAGATTCAGCCACTGAAGGGTGCTTAG
- a CDS encoding diacylglycerol kinase, translated as MKGNTGFNRIIRATGYSIQGLRAAFKHEAAFRQEVFLAVVLIPIAFILDVSQTERMLMILSVFIVLIAELMNSAVEAVVDRIGPEVHELAGRAKDIGSAAVFVALALVAYIWAEALFF; from the coding sequence ATGAAAGGCAATACTGGTTTCAATCGCATCATCAGGGCAACTGGGTATTCCATTCAAGGACTTAGAGCCGCTTTCAAACACGAAGCCGCATTCCGCCAAGAGGTATTCCTCGCAGTCGTTCTTATCCCAATTGCATTTATCCTAGATGTCTCTCAGACAGAGCGCATGTTGATGATTCTATCTGTGTTTATCGTGCTGATCGCTGAGCTGATGAACTCGGCGGTAGAGGCCGTGGTGGATAGAATTGGTCCAGAGGTGCATGAGTTAGCAGGTCGTGCTAAGGATATCGGTTCAGCAGCAGTATTTGTTGCTCTAGCACTGGTGGCCTATATCTGGGCAGAGGCTCTGTTTTTCTAA
- the pssA gene encoding CDP-diacylglycerol--serine O-phosphatidyltransferase, giving the protein MVLARNIIEELKAVPVDPINFKTLYSAKEFKAQIVGLIRAATKRIYIAALYLEDDEAGREIFDEIYQAKQNNPELDVQICVDWHRAQRGLIGAEESDGNAALYTRMANSHDHPVPVYGVPVRGREVFGVLHLKGFIFDDTVLYSGASLNNIYLHNQDKYRFDRYHQITSPEIADSMVAFMAQSLIADPAVNLLTKKERPTTKSLKSAIRQLRSKLVSTNYRFKHSAVAESEQLAITPLLGVGKRRNLLNTSIIQLLRDAREEVVICTPYFNFPKSVEKELRKALRRGVKVTIVVGDKTANDFFISPEEEFKTVGGLPYLYEMNLRRFLKANEANIASRKLDMLLWKHEDNSYHLKGMWVDKTRMLITGNNLNPRAWKLDLENALLIQDKNGLVQEQFEQEFENIFQHTQRIGSYKHIEKVENYPDAVQKLLRKVTRVKADRVLKQLL; this is encoded by the coding sequence ATGGTTTTAGCGAGAAATATCATCGAAGAGCTTAAAGCGGTTCCCGTTGATCCTATTAACTTCAAAACTCTTTACTCCGCAAAGGAGTTTAAAGCGCAAATTGTTGGGCTCATTAGAGCGGCAACTAAGCGAATCTATATCGCGGCGCTCTATCTTGAGGATGATGAAGCTGGACGTGAGATCTTTGATGAAATCTATCAAGCCAAGCAGAACAATCCAGAACTAGACGTTCAGATCTGTGTCGATTGGCATAGAGCTCAACGTGGTTTGATCGGTGCTGAAGAGTCTGATGGTAATGCTGCACTATATACACGTATGGCAAACTCTCATGACCATCCTGTTCCAGTTTACGGCGTACCTGTACGTGGTAGAGAAGTATTCGGCGTTCTTCACCTAAAAGGCTTCATCTTTGATGATACCGTTCTTTACAGTGGTGCTAGCCTAAACAACATCTATCTACACAACCAAGATAAGTATCGCTTCGACAGATACCATCAGATCACCAGTCCAGAGATTGCTGACTCTATGGTGGCCTTTATGGCTCAATCACTGATCGCTGATCCTGCGGTTAACCTATTGACCAAGAAAGAGCGCCCTACCACCAAGTCACTAAAATCGGCTATACGTCAATTGCGTTCTAAGCTGGTCTCAACCAACTACAGATTTAAACACTCTGCTGTAGCGGAAAGCGAACAGCTAGCTATCACCCCTCTGTTAGGTGTTGGTAAACGTCGCAACCTACTTAATACCAGTATCATTCAACTGCTGAGAGATGCTCGAGAAGAAGTGGTTATCTGTACCCCTTATTTCAACTTCCCAAAAAGTGTTGAGAAAGAACTGCGCAAGGCACTAAGACGTGGCGTGAAGGTGACTATCGTTGTTGGAGACAAGACTGCGAACGATTTCTTTATCTCCCCAGAAGAAGAGTTTAAAACCGTAGGTGGTCTTCCATACCTATATGAGATGAATCTACGTCGCTTCCTAAAAGCGAATGAGGCCAATATTGCTAGTCGTAAGCTAGATATGCTGCTTTGGAAACACGAAGATAACAGCTATCACCTTAAAGGTATGTGGGTAGATAAGACCCGTATGCTTATTACAGGCAACAACCTCAACCCGCGTGCTTGGAAGCTTGACCTTGAGAATGCTCTGCTTATCCAGGATAAGAATGGATTGGTTCAAGAGCAGTTTGAGCAAGAGTTCGAGAATATCTTCCAACACACTCAGCGCATCGGTAGCTACAAACACATAGAGAAAGTAGAAAACTACCCTGATGCAGTCCAGAAGCTACTGCGCAAAGTTACACGCGTTAAAGCTGACAGAGTCCTCAAGCAATTACTCTAG
- the fabR gene encoding HTH-type transcriptional repressor FabR, which produces MGVRAEQKQKTRRAIIDAAFNQLSCGRSLSSMSLREVAREAGIAPTSFYRHFADMNQLGLVMVDEAGLLLRQLMRQARERIQPDRSVIQTSIETLLEFIENNPDIFRLLLRERSGTSEEFRSAVAREIQFFITELSDYLTTQDLPRKLATLQAEAVVTLVFSSGAELLDLEPELRQERGRRLITQVRMLSLGAHAMSNYQSNDD; this is translated from the coding sequence ATGGGCGTCAGAGCTGAACAGAAACAGAAAACACGAAGAGCGATAATCGATGCAGCGTTCAATCAGCTCTCTTGCGGTCGCAGTCTCTCAAGCATGAGTTTGAGAGAGGTAGCTAGAGAAGCGGGAATAGCTCCAACCTCTTTTTATCGTCACTTCGCTGACATGAATCAGCTTGGTTTGGTGATGGTAGATGAAGCTGGCTTGCTTCTTCGTCAGTTGATGCGTCAGGCACGTGAGAGAATCCAACCGGACCGTAGTGTTATTCAGACTTCCATAGAGACGCTACTAGAGTTCATTGAAAACAATCCAGATATCTTCCGCCTGCTATTGCGTGAGCGTTCGGGTACTTCAGAAGAGTTCCGTTCTGCGGTAGCACGCGAGATTCAGTTCTTTATTACTGAGCTTTCTGACTACTTAACCACTCAAGACCTACCACGTAAGCTTGCTACTTTGCAGGCCGAAGCTGTGGTTACCTTGGTATTTAGTTCGGGAGCGGAACTTTTAGACCTTGAACCAGAACTAAGACAAGAGCGCGGAAGACGCTTGATAACACAGGTTCGAATGCTTTCATTGGGGGCTCATGCAATGAGTAACTACCAAAGCAATGACGATTAG
- the murB gene encoding UDP-N-acetylmuramate dehydrogenase, whose protein sequence is MQQITLNANLAPFHTFGIDSQARVLVTATSVEELISVYQSSEWKDLPKLPLGRGSNMLFTEDFDGVAVLNRIQGIEVTEDDEHWYLDCASGEDWPSLVEWSVLKGIPGLENLALIPGCVGTAPIQNIGAYGIELKDVCDYVEYLDLVDLGIKRLSADQCQFGYRDSIFKQELFGKALITKVGLKLPKAWQPKTQYGALQNLIEGEPTALKIFEAVKQTRQSKLPDPRVEGNAGSFFKNPVISVELHQELKLEYPNLVTFEVADGFKVAAGWLIDNAGLKGFQIGGARVHDKQALVIVNKGGATALDVVQVAQRVKQTVQDKYRIELEHEVRFMGASSETNLAQVIQGL, encoded by the coding sequence ATGCAACAAATAACCTTAAATGCCAATCTCGCACCGTTTCACACATTCGGTATTGATAGCCAAGCTCGAGTCTTAGTAACCGCTACTAGTGTAGAGGAGCTTATCTCCGTTTATCAAAGTAGCGAGTGGAAAGACTTGCCTAAACTTCCGCTCGGTCGAGGCAGTAACATGCTCTTTACTGAGGACTTCGACGGTGTCGCTGTACTTAACCGTATTCAAGGCATCGAGGTAACAGAAGATGACGAGCATTGGTATCTAGATTGCGCTTCTGGTGAAGATTGGCCATCCCTAGTTGAGTGGAGTGTACTTAAGGGGATTCCAGGTCTTGAGAACCTTGCTTTGATTCCGGGCTGTGTGGGTACAGCGCCGATCCAGAATATAGGTGCCTATGGTATCGAGTTGAAAGATGTGTGCGACTATGTGGAGTATCTTGACCTAGTCGATCTCGGGATCAAACGTCTATCGGCGGATCAATGTCAGTTTGGTTATCGTGACTCTATCTTTAAACAGGAGTTGTTTGGTAAAGCGCTTATTACCAAGGTTGGCCTCAAATTGCCTAAAGCATGGCAACCTAAAACCCAATATGGCGCCCTGCAGAATCTCATTGAAGGTGAACCGACTGCACTTAAGATCTTTGAAGCGGTGAAGCAGACTCGTCAATCTAAACTGCCTGATCCAAGGGTTGAGGGTAATGCTGGTAGCTTCTTTAAGAACCCAGTTATCAGTGTTGAGCTTCATCAAGAACTTAAGCTTGAGTATCCGAACCTTGTAACATTCGAGGTTGCCGACGGCTTTAAGGTCGCGGCAGGATGGCTTATTGATAATGCCGGCCTAAAGGGATTCCAGATTGGTGGTGCTCGAGTACATGATAAACAAGCCCTAGTAATTGTGAACAAGGGCGGGGCAACGGCTTTGGACGTTGTTCAGGTTGCTCAGCGTGTTAAGCAAACGGTTCAGGATAAATATCGTATCGAGCTTGAACATGAGGTTCGCTTTATGGGCGCTTCTTCGGAGACTAATCTAGCTCAGGTTATACAAGGACTGTAA
- a CDS encoding RNA recognition motif domain-containing protein, with the protein MNSNKSLIILLILLIAGFALFSAVAIPGNLAFCIGVVVAAVILWQRPSSYSEDDDEHGELTEGTTLYVGNLSYKANESDVKDLFEQHGHVNSVRLMKDKRTGKRRGFGFVEVSEDDADSMISALNESEYMQRTIKVRVANEPKHPSVAES; encoded by the coding sequence ATGAACTCAAATAAATCTCTAATTATTCTTCTTATCCTGCTTATCGCCGGCTTCGCTCTGTTCTCTGCTGTTGCAATACCTGGCAACCTCGCCTTCTGTATTGGTGTCGTTGTTGCAGCTGTAATTCTTTGGCAGCGCCCTTCTTCTTATTCTGAAGATGATGACGAGCATGGTGAACTGACCGAAGGTACTACCCTATATGTAGGTAACCTTTCTTATAAAGCTAATGAGTCAGACGTGAAGGATCTGTTCGAACAGCATGGTCATGTAAACAGTGTGCGACTAATGAAGGATAAGCGCACAGGCAAGAGACGTGGTTTTGGTTTCGTTGAAGTATCTGAAGATGATGCCGATTCCATGATCAGCGCACTCAATGAGTCAGAGTATATGCAACGAACCATAAAGGTACGTGTAGCAAATGAGCCTAAGCACCCTTCAGTGGCTGAATCTTAA
- the trmA gene encoding tRNA (uridine(54)-C5)-methyltransferase TrmA has product MSIPQTSSDSYQVQLDEKTKRLQAMFSDYEMPSLEVFPSQEQHYRMRAEFRVWHEGDDLYYIMFNQETREKYRLDQFPVASRIINDLMPLLIEAVKDKPVLRHKLFQVDFLSTLSGEVLVSLLYHKKLDDEWIALAKELKQTLNDEGFNLNLIGRARKMKIVLDQEYVIEKLNVFNRTYTYQQIENSFTQPNGKVAEKMLEWAVDCTRDSKGDLLELYCGNGNFSLALAQNFNRVLATELAKPSVDSAQFNIKANEIDNVQIIRMSAEEFTQAMEGVRTFRRLTQAGVDLKTYDCNTIFVDPPRAGMDEGTCKMVQAYERILYISCNPDTLKDNLEILGKTHNITRFALFDQFPYTHHMEMGIMLERKA; this is encoded by the coding sequence ATGTCCATTCCTCAAACCAGCTCTGACTCTTATCAAGTTCAGCTCGACGAAAAGACCAAGCGTCTACAAGCGATGTTCTCTGATTATGAGATGCCTTCTCTAGAGGTATTCCCATCTCAGGAGCAACACTATCGTATGCGTGCTGAGTTTAGAGTTTGGCACGAAGGGGATGACCTGTATTACATCATGTTCAACCAGGAGACTCGCGAAAAGTATCGTTTAGACCAGTTCCCGGTTGCTAGCCGTATTATCAACGATCTGATGCCTCTATTGATTGAAGCAGTAAAAGATAAACCTGTATTGCGCCATAAGCTGTTCCAAGTAGACTTCCTTTCTACCCTTAGTGGTGAAGTGCTTGTCTCTCTTCTTTATCACAAGAAGTTGGATGACGAGTGGATTGCGCTTGCCAAAGAGCTGAAGCAGACCCTAAATGACGAAGGCTTTAACCTGAACCTGATCGGCCGAGCTCGTAAGATGAAGATCGTGCTAGACCAGGAGTACGTGATAGAAAAGCTAAACGTATTCAACCGTACTTATACCTACCAGCAGATCGAAAACAGCTTTACCCAACCAAATGGTAAGGTTGCAGAGAAGATGCTTGAGTGGGCGGTCGATTGTACTCGAGACTCTAAAGGTGACCTTCTTGAGCTCTACTGTGGTAACGGTAACTTCTCTCTTGCGCTAGCACAGAACTTCAACCGCGTACTGGCTACTGAGCTTGCGAAACCATCAGTGGATTCGGCGCAGTTCAACATCAAGGCGAATGAGATCGACAATGTTCAGATCATCCGTATGTCAGCAGAAGAGTTTACTCAGGCAATGGAGGGTGTGCGTACCTTCCGTCGTCTAACCCAAGCGGGTGTAGACCTTAAGACCTATGACTGTAATACCATCTTCGTCGATCCGCCGCGCGCAGGTATGGATGAAGGTACTTGTAAGATGGTTCAGGCTTATGAGCGTATCCTTTATATTTCATGTAATCCGGATACTCTAAAAGACAACCTAGAGATCCTAGGTAAAACGCACAACATTACTCGCTTCGCACTATTCGACCAATTCCCATATACCCATCATATGGAAATGGGCATCATGCTAGAGCGAAAGGCATAG
- a CDS encoding YijD family membrane protein codes for MSNTLNSDKKSLLLALISGMSISALLSAFSVPGFSFSIFPLICLVLSVQAMYQQYLKSPVAEDFPMLGLGSFFIGFFGHTAFIKAQYPDAGTNFFSIIVTMVLLVWVGRRLGYFGQTN; via the coding sequence ATGTCGAACACCCTTAACTCAGATAAAAAGTCACTTCTATTGGCCTTGATTAGCGGTATGAGTATTAGTGCTCTGCTTTCGGCTTTTTCAGTGCCTGGTTTTTCTTTCTCTATCTTTCCACTGATCTGTTTAGTGCTTTCAGTTCAGGCGATGTATCAACAGTATCTGAAGTCTCCAGTGGCTGAAGACTTCCCAATGTTGGGGCTAGGTAGCTTCTTTATCGGCTTCTTTGGTCATACGGCCTTCATCAAGGCTCAGTACCCAGATGCCGGAACTAACTTCTTCTCTATTATAGTGACCATGGTGCTATTGGTCTGGGTAGGTAGAAGGCTTGGCTATTTTGGCCAAACGAATTAA
- a CDS encoding GNAT family N-acetyltransferase: MKNLSIAQLDPIKLPLLKKLYKLHYPSTKIKAEEVIYVAELEGKIVGVTRFRQIEDWQLLTGMMVVTEERKKGIAAEMLDQLQTNYLDSKVYCFAYSHLVDMYAKHGFVSIPEDELPGSLKGLFSKYSQTKALNCMQYQR; this comes from the coding sequence ATGAAGAATCTGTCAATAGCACAACTGGATCCGATCAAGCTCCCCTTACTAAAAAAGCTGTATAAGCTCCATTATCCTTCCACCAAGATAAAAGCCGAAGAAGTGATATACGTTGCTGAACTTGAAGGAAAGATAGTTGGGGTAACCCGTTTTAGACAGATAGAAGATTGGCAACTGCTTACTGGCATGATGGTGGTTACCGAAGAGAGAAAAAAAGGCATTGCAGCTGAAATGCTAGATCAGCTACAAACAAACTATCTCGATTCCAAGGTTTACTGTTTCGCCTATTCTCATCTAGTGGACATGTATGCCAAGCACGGCTTTGTGTCCATACCTGAAGACGAGTTACCTGGATCCCTTAAAGGCTTGTTCAGTAAATATTCGCAGACAAAAGCACTGAATTGCATGCAATATCAGAGATAA
- the sthA gene encoding Si-specific NAD(P)(+) transhydrogenase produces the protein MTRRAHFDVIVIGSGPGGEGAAMGLTKAGFKVAIVEREKSVGGGCTHWGTIPSKALRHAVSRFIEFNSNPLFCKNNQSLNASFDDILSHAKTVVDKQTNLRQGFYDRNHCTLIFGEANFSEANTIQVKTPDGRIEEYTADRFVVATGSRPYRPSNIDFDHPRVYDSDSILRLHHQPRHIIIYGAGVIGCEYASIFRGLGVKTDLINTRKRLLSFLDNEISDALSYHFGNNGVVIRNDEIYDRVEGTDDGVILHLESGKKMKADCLLYANGRTGNTDSLNLSVTGLTPDSRGQLSVNSDYQTEVPHIYAVGDVIGYPSLASAAYDQGRFVAQAIAEGQVKQHLIEDIPTGIYTIPEISSVGKTEQELTEAKVPYEVGRASFKHLARAQISGKDIGSLKILFHRETRQILGIHCFGERAAEIIHIGQAIMEQPGEANTLDYFVNTTFNYPTMAEAYRVAALNGINRLF, from the coding sequence GTGACTCGTCGTGCTCATTTTGATGTAATCGTGATAGGTAGTGGTCCTGGTGGTGAAGGGGCAGCTATGGGACTAACCAAGGCTGGCTTTAAGGTTGCCATTGTCGAGCGAGAGAAGAGTGTTGGGGGCGGATGTACACACTGGGGTACCATTCCTTCCAAAGCACTGCGTCATGCAGTTAGTCGCTTTATTGAGTTCAATAGCAATCCCCTCTTTTGCAAGAACAACCAAAGCCTAAATGCTAGCTTCGATGACATATTGTCTCACGCTAAAACGGTTGTAGATAAGCAGACCAACCTAAGACAAGGCTTCTACGATAGAAACCACTGCACCCTTATCTTTGGTGAGGCCAACTTTAGCGAAGCCAATACCATTCAGGTAAAGACACCCGATGGCCGTATCGAAGAATATACTGCTGATCGCTTTGTTGTTGCCACTGGCTCTCGTCCATACCGTCCATCCAATATCGACTTTGATCATCCTAGGGTTTATGACAGCGACTCTATCTTGAGATTGCACCACCAGCCAAGGCACATCATCATCTATGGTGCTGGGGTTATCGGCTGTGAATATGCCTCTATCTTCCGTGGCCTAGGGGTGAAGACTGATCTGATTAATACTCGCAAGCGTCTATTGTCATTCCTAGACAACGAGATCTCCGATGCCCTCTCCTACCACTTTGGCAACAACGGTGTAGTTATTCGCAATGATGAGATCTACGACAGAGTAGAAGGTACTGATGATGGCGTGATACTGCACCTAGAGTCCGGCAAGAAGATGAAAGCAGATTGCTTGCTGTATGCGAATGGACGTACGGGTAACACAGACTCACTAAACCTTAGCGTTACCGGTCTAACACCAGATTCACGCGGACAGCTAAGCGTTAACAGTGATTACCAGACTGAAGTACCACACATCTATGCGGTAGGTGATGTGATTGGCTACCCGAGTCTTGCTAGTGCGGCTTATGATCAGGGGCGTTTCGTCGCTCAGGCTATAGCCGAAGGTCAAGTTAAACAGCACCTTATCGAAGATATCCCGACCGGTATCTACACCATCCCAGAGATCAGTTCTGTTGGTAAGACAGAGCAAGAACTTACCGAAGCCAAGGTGCCTTATGAAGTAGGACGCGCCTCCTTTAAGCATCTGGCTCGCGCACAGATCTCAGGTAAAGATATTGGCAGCCTAAAGATACTCTTCCATAGGGAAACGAGACAGATTTTAGGTATCCACTGCTTTGGTGAGCGTGCCGCAGAGATCATTCATATCGGTCAAGCCATCATGGAGCAGCCTGGGGAAGCGAATACCCTAGACTACTTTGTAAATACCACCTTTAACTACCCTACTATGGCTGAGGCCTATCGTGTTGCAGCGCTAAATGGCATAAACCGACTCTTCTGA